In Brachybacterium fresconis, the genomic stretch AGGACACGAAGAAGTCAACGGGGTCCCGGACTCCGAGTGGCACGAGTCGCCCACGGGGTGAGGCCCCGGGGTGATGAAGGGGATGATCAGCCAGCCCTGTCCGCGCTGGAGCCCCGCACGTGAAGATCGAGCCCTTATGGTGCTTATGGTGCGGAAGGGGCGTTGATCATTCCCATCAGCCGCCGCCGGGTGCCCCGGTCCGGTGCACCTCAGACCCGCGCCAGGATCGCGTCGGCGAAGATCTCGGTCACCTCGGGGACGAGCTGCAGATTGAACAGGGGCTCGAACAGCTCCGCCTCCAGCAGCACGAGCCCGTGCGCGGCGGAATCGACGGTATCGATACGGCCGTACAGCGGCATGGGCAGGCCGGAGACCTCGCCGACCGCATCCAGCACCTGCCCGGCGAACTCCTGCTCCCGAGCGGTCGCCTCGAGGACCACGGGGTTCTCCTGGTAGGTGCCGCCGCGCAGGCCCCCGCCGCGCTCGAGCAGCGCTCCCTTCGCGATCGCGTGCGTGACCTGCCCGTCGACCGCATAGAGCGCCCTCTCCCGGCCCTCGGAGAGTTCTGGCACCTCCGGCTGCAGCATCACGACGCCGCCTTCGGCGAGGATCGCTCGAGCGAGCTCCAGGGCGGCGGGGGAGTCGCGGGCGAACAGTCCCGTGTGCCGCGCCCCCGCCCCGACGCTCGGCTTCACGACCACGTGCGGCGTCGAGGGCTCCTCGGAGGACAGCTCGGCCTCGAGGGTGGACATCTCGTGGTGGTAGCTCGTGGGCACGACGGCGACGCCGGCCTCCTCGAGCTGGGCGAGATAGCGCTTGTCCATGTTCCACCGCACCAGCTCGGGGTCGTTGAGCACGGTGGTGAGCGCGCCGACCCGCTCCAGCCAGGCCTCGAACTGCGCGGGCCGCTCGGCGTAGTCCCAGGGGCTGCGGAGCACGAGCAGGTCGAAGGCCGCCCAGTCCACGGACTCGTCATGCCAGATGGTGAGCTCTGCGTCCGCGCCCCGATGCCGGAGCGCCTCGCGCAGCGGTGCCGCATCGAGGTGCGGATCGGCCGCCATGAAGGTCGTGGGATCGGTGACGACGAGGCCGATGCGGGTCATGCCCGCGACCCTAGCAACGCCATGGGCTCCGACGCCGACGGGGGCGTTCGCAGGAGGATCGCTGCCCGTGCACGGGGGCGATGGGTCCAGGCCCTCGGGGCGGCGCAGGAGCCACGCACTATTGGGCATGCTGTGCGCTGCATCACCATGCGCCGGGAGCTGACAGAACTGGAATCTGCTTGTCCGACAAAAACTTTTAGCGCTCTGACCTGTGCGGGTGAGCGTTCACGGGTGCCCCCAGGTGGCTATCAGGTTCTTAGTGTGCGAGTATCTATGCGGCCCTATGGGCGCTGGT encodes the following:
- a CDS encoding ATP-grasp domain-containing protein; translated protein: MTRIGLVVTDPTTFMAADPHLDAAPLREALRHRGADAELTIWHDESVDWAAFDLLVLRSPWDYAERPAQFEAWLERVGALTTVLNDPELVRWNMDKRYLAQLEEAGVAVVPTSYHHEMSTLEAELSSEEPSTPHVVVKPSVGAGARHTGLFARDSPAALELARAILAEGGVVMLQPEVPELSEGRERALYAVDGQVTHAIAKGALLERGGGLRGGTYQENPVVLEATAREQEFAGQVLDAVGEVSGLPMPLYGRIDTVDSAAHGLVLLEAELFEPLFNLQLVPEVTEIFADAILARV